A stretch of Aeromicrobium tamlense DNA encodes these proteins:
- a CDS encoding peptidase C39 family protein → MIRRLFPVAAALTALLTSVLIAPGMATAPAEAASYPRPKLTQFTPKLTIPAGAKAKSWRSPWVATPQASTALIPSWNVTRMPSGTWIKVKVRVSSGSTVSSWKTVAQWRHALAGGQRRTFGAQADRLARVDTDVVRAVTGKTFSKWQVQVSAGRKTVKTKTPIVRTVAGVSSTYVSKTAGTSKTTMTSTVDLKVPASSQMIHSGHYPQYGGGGEAWCSPTSTSMVLRYYGLGPKAADYAWASGADRWVDHAARYSYDSSYKGTGTWPFNTAYASMYSTDAVVHRLVNLREIEAYVKKGVPVVTSVAFGRGQLSGSPISATPGHLMVVRGFTKGGDVLVNDPAGRTNSQVRRTYDRAQFERAWLKGSGGVVYVIAPRNKRLTF, encoded by the coding sequence GTGATCCGCCGACTCTTCCCCGTCGCGGCAGCGCTCACGGCCCTGCTGACGTCCGTCCTGATCGCGCCGGGCATGGCCACCGCGCCCGCCGAGGCCGCCTCCTACCCGCGCCCGAAGCTGACCCAGTTCACGCCGAAGCTGACGATCCCCGCCGGCGCGAAGGCCAAGTCCTGGCGCTCGCCGTGGGTCGCGACCCCGCAGGCCAGCACCGCGCTGATCCCCTCGTGGAACGTCACCCGCATGCCCAGCGGCACGTGGATCAAGGTCAAGGTGCGCGTGTCCAGCGGCTCCACCGTGTCGTCCTGGAAGACCGTCGCCCAGTGGCGCCACGCCCTCGCGGGCGGCCAGCGCCGCACGTTCGGCGCGCAGGCCGACCGGCTGGCCCGCGTCGACACCGACGTCGTCCGCGCGGTCACGGGCAAGACGTTCTCGAAGTGGCAGGTGCAGGTCTCGGCAGGCCGCAAGACCGTGAAGACCAAGACCCCGATCGTGCGCACCGTCGCCGGCGTCTCGTCGACGTACGTGAGCAAGACCGCGGGCACGTCGAAGACCACCATGACGAGCACGGTGGACCTCAAGGTCCCGGCGTCGTCGCAGATGATCCACTCCGGCCACTACCCGCAGTACGGCGGCGGCGGCGAGGCCTGGTGCTCGCCCACCTCGACCTCGATGGTGCTGCGCTACTACGGCCTCGGCCCGAAGGCCGCCGACTACGCGTGGGCGTCCGGCGCCGACCGCTGGGTCGACCACGCCGCGCGCTACTCCTACGACTCGTCCTACAAGGGCACGGGCACCTGGCCGTTCAACACGGCCTACGCGTCGATGTACAGCACCGACGCCGTGGTCCACCGCCTGGTGAACCTGCGCGAGATCGAGGCCTACGTCAAGAAGGGCGTGCCGGTCGTGACGTCCGTGGCGTTCGGCCGCGGCCAGCTGAGCGGCTCGCCGATCAGCGCCACGCCGGGCCACCTCATGGTCGTGCGCGGCTTCACGAAGGGCGGCGACGTCCTGGTGAACGACCCCGCGGGCCGCACGAACTCGCAGGTCCGCCGCACCTACGACCGGGCGCAGTTCGAGCGCGCGTGGCTGAAGGGCAGCGGCGGCGTCGTCTACGTCATCGCGCCGCGGAACAAGCGCCTCACGTTCTGA
- the rlmB gene encoding 23S rRNA (guanosine(2251)-2'-O)-methyltransferase RlmB, which produces MAGNSKRKGAIKKTGKGNPTAGSGGRRRQGLEGKGPTPRAEDRPNHKKYKMAQAAERRQSGRPKRRGDDGPELVVGRNSVVELLRASVPVVSLQVAEGIDRDDRVREIFQLAADLHVPLLEVARNELDRITSGAVHQGIAAKLEAYDYADPDDLLDLAAERGEPPLIVMLDSITDPRNLGAIVRSAAGFGVHGVVIPERRAAQMTAAAWKTSAGAAARVPVARATNLTRQIKAYQEAGLMVIGLAADGDVALPEMDLGDGPLVVVIGSEGKGLSRLVGETCDQLVSIPMSSTLESLNAGVAAGISLYAISQARA; this is translated from the coding sequence ATGGCCGGCAACAGCAAGCGCAAGGGCGCGATCAAGAAGACCGGCAAGGGCAACCCCACCGCCGGCTCGGGCGGACGACGCCGACAGGGTCTGGAGGGCAAGGGCCCCACGCCCCGCGCCGAGGACCGTCCGAACCACAAGAAGTACAAGATGGCCCAGGCGGCCGAACGGCGTCAGTCGGGCCGGCCGAAGCGACGGGGCGACGACGGTCCCGAGCTGGTGGTGGGCCGCAACTCCGTCGTGGAGCTGCTGCGCGCCAGCGTGCCGGTCGTGTCGCTCCAGGTCGCCGAGGGCATCGACCGCGACGACCGGGTCCGCGAGATCTTCCAGCTCGCGGCCGACCTGCACGTGCCGCTGCTCGAGGTGGCCCGCAACGAGCTCGACCGCATCACGTCGGGTGCCGTCCACCAGGGCATCGCGGCCAAGCTCGAGGCGTACGACTACGCCGACCCCGACGACCTGCTCGACCTCGCGGCCGAGCGCGGTGAGCCGCCGCTCATCGTCATGCTCGACAGCATCACCGACCCGCGGAATCTCGGCGCGATCGTGCGCTCGGCGGCCGGTTTCGGCGTGCACGGCGTCGTCATCCCCGAGCGTCGTGCGGCCCAGATGACCGCCGCCGCGTGGAAGACCTCGGCCGGGGCCGCGGCCCGCGTCCCGGTGGCACGCGCCACGAACCTCACCCGCCAGATCAAGGCCTACCAGGAGGCGGGCCTCATGGTCATCGGCCTGGCCGCCGACGGCGACGTCGCGCTGCCCGAGATGGACCTCGGCGACGGACCGCTCGTGGTCGTCATCGGCAGCGAGGGCAAGGGACTGTCGCGACTGGTCGGCGAGACGTGCGACCAGCTCGTGTCCATCCCGATGTCCTCGACGCTGGAGTCGCTCAACGCCGGCGTCGCGGCGGGCATCTCGCTCTACGCGATCAGCCAGGCGCGCGCCTGA
- a CDS encoding D-arabinono-1,4-lactone oxidase, with the protein MTSWSNWAGNVTASPDAIEHPGSTDEVVALVRAHPRVKAVGAGHSFTPIAQPEGVQLRLDRMDRVLSADTRTGLVRVQAGISLHDLNRRLTSLGLALPNLGDVDPQSVAGATSTGTHGTGARLFGIAKAVAGIQLVTADGEVLEIGPDHELFDAARVGLGALGIVTEVTLQCVPSFLLHAREEPMALSDVISGLDALVDGNDHFEFYFFPHTDKALTKRNNRVPDGTTRAPLPRWRHALDDELLSNTVYEQVQRLSTRKPSLIPRINALSGSLLGAREYTDVSHEVFISPRRVRFRESEFALPRAAAADAIAEMQRWYARTDQYVSFPVEVRFTAADDIWMSTGYERDNVYIAVHQYHRTDPAEYFAAMQDIFVAHEGRPHWGKMHTLGPDHFRAVYPRFDDFVAVRDRLDPERRFGNAYLRQVLGS; encoded by the coding sequence ATGACCTCGTGGAGCAACTGGGCCGGCAACGTCACGGCCTCGCCCGACGCAATCGAGCACCCCGGCTCCACCGACGAGGTGGTGGCGCTCGTCCGCGCCCACCCGCGGGTCAAGGCGGTCGGCGCGGGCCACTCGTTCACGCCCATCGCGCAGCCCGAGGGCGTGCAGCTGCGGCTCGACCGCATGGACCGTGTGCTGAGCGCCGACACCCGCACGGGCCTCGTGCGCGTGCAGGCGGGCATCTCGCTGCACGACCTCAACCGCCGCCTCACGTCGCTCGGGCTGGCGCTGCCGAACCTCGGCGACGTCGATCCGCAGTCGGTCGCCGGCGCCACCTCCACCGGCACCCACGGCACCGGCGCGCGGCTCTTCGGCATCGCCAAGGCGGTCGCCGGGATCCAGCTCGTCACCGCCGACGGCGAGGTGCTCGAGATCGGACCCGACCACGAGCTCTTCGACGCCGCCCGCGTGGGCCTGGGCGCGCTCGGCATCGTCACCGAGGTCACGCTCCAGTGCGTCCCGTCGTTCCTGCTGCACGCACGCGAGGAGCCGATGGCGCTCTCGGACGTGATCTCCGGGCTCGACGCGCTCGTCGACGGCAACGACCACTTCGAGTTCTACTTCTTCCCGCACACCGACAAGGCCCTCACGAAGCGCAACAACCGCGTGCCCGACGGCACGACGCGCGCGCCGCTGCCCCGCTGGCGCCACGCGCTCGACGACGAGCTCCTGTCGAACACCGTCTACGAGCAGGTCCAGCGGCTCTCGACGCGCAAGCCCTCGCTGATCCCGCGCATCAACGCCCTCTCGGGCTCGCTGCTCGGCGCCCGCGAGTACACCGACGTGTCGCACGAGGTCTTCATCTCGCCGCGTCGCGTCCGCTTCCGCGAGTCGGAGTTCGCGCTGCCGCGGGCCGCCGCCGCCGACGCGATCGCCGAGATGCAGCGCTGGTACGCACGCACCGACCAGTACGTCTCGTTCCCCGTCGAGGTGCGCTTCACGGCGGCCGACGACATCTGGATGTCCACCGGGTACGAGCGCGACAACGTCTACATCGCGGTGCACCAGTACCACCGCACCGACCCGGCGGAGTACTTCGCGGCGATGCAGGACATCTTCGTCGCGCACGAGGGCCGGCCCCACTGGGGCAAGATGCACACCCTCGGGCCCGACCACTTCCGCGCGGTCTACCCGCGGTTCGACGACTTCGTCGCCGTGCGCGACCGGCTCGACCCCGAGCGCCGGTTCGGCAACGCCTACCTGCGCCAGGTGCTGGGCAGCTGA
- a CDS encoding amino acid deaminase/aldolase, with product MAPANPTPPYPRLLRATSLLDTPYAVIDEEALWANASDLVRRAGGKPIRLATKSIRVRSIIKNALTLDGFRGVMTYSLAESVWLADQGVDDILLAYPSVDREAYADLVADERRLASITVMVDSIEALDLIDSFLGPDHPPIRVCLDVDSSLRMLGAHLGAHRSPVHTARDAKRIAATITARRGFDLVGLMFYDAQIAGLPDGGPAIAMVKRRSTAELRRRRRKIVKAVGAMTDLQIVNAGGTGSLDVWRDDASVTELAAGSGLFVPTLFDDYRSFTPRPAAFFALSVVRKPSRDAATCFGGGYIASGPASTSRVPTPVWPEGLEYYPNEGAGEVQSPLRGKVARTLAIGDRVLFRHAKAGEMCERFDRVAIVDAAGQASLTPTYRGEGKNFG from the coding sequence GTGGCTCCTGCGAACCCGACTCCCCCGTACCCCCGCCTGCTGCGCGCCACGAGCCTGCTCGACACCCCGTACGCGGTGATCGACGAGGAGGCGCTGTGGGCCAACGCGTCCGACCTCGTCCGTCGCGCGGGCGGCAAGCCGATCCGGCTGGCCACCAAGTCGATCCGGGTGCGCTCGATCATCAAGAACGCGCTCACGCTCGACGGCTTCCGCGGGGTGATGACCTACTCGCTGGCCGAGTCCGTCTGGCTGGCCGACCAGGGCGTCGACGACATCCTGCTGGCGTACCCCAGCGTCGACCGCGAGGCCTACGCCGACCTGGTCGCCGACGAGCGGCGGCTCGCGTCCATCACCGTGATGGTCGACTCGATCGAGGCGCTCGACCTCATCGACTCGTTCCTGGGACCCGACCACCCGCCGATCCGGGTGTGCCTCGACGTCGACTCGTCGCTGCGGATGCTGGGCGCGCACCTGGGCGCCCACCGCTCCCCCGTGCACACCGCCCGCGACGCGAAGCGGATCGCTGCGACGATCACCGCCCGCCGTGGGTTCGACCTCGTCGGCCTGATGTTCTACGACGCACAGATCGCGGGCCTGCCCGACGGCGGCCCGGCCATCGCGATGGTGAAGCGGCGCTCCACGGCCGAGCTCCGGCGCCGCCGCCGCAAGATCGTCAAGGCGGTCGGTGCGATGACCGACCTGCAGATCGTCAACGCGGGCGGCACCGGCAGCCTCGACGTCTGGCGCGACGACGCGTCGGTCACCGAGCTCGCGGCCGGCTCGGGACTCTTCGTGCCCACCCTGTTCGACGACTACCGGTCCTTCACCCCGCGACCCGCGGCGTTCTTCGCCCTCTCGGTCGTGCGCAAGCCCAGCCGCGACGCGGCCACGTGCTTCGGCGGCGGCTACATCGCCTCGGGGCCGGCCTCGACGTCGCGCGTGCCCACGCCCGTGTGGCCCGAGGGCCTCGAGTACTACCCCAACGAGGGCGCCGGCGAGGTGCAGTCGCCGCTGCGCGGCAAGGTCGCCCGCACCTTGGCGATCGGCGACCGCGTGCTGTTCCGTCACGCCAAGGCCGGCGAGATGTGCGAGCGGTTCGACCGGGTCGCGATCGTCGACGCCGCCGGCCAGGCCTCGCTGACCCCCACCTACCGCGGCGAAGGGAAGAACTTCGGATGA
- the cysS gene encoding cysteine--tRNA ligase → MTMRLYDSASRELRPLDPVVPGQVGIYHCGLTVQGPPHIGHIRKELVFDVLRRWLEHAGLQVTIIANVTDIEDKILAKGREQGKPWFEVAYENERALHAAYEVLGCRPPTYEPRATGHVPEMIEMITELIDRGHAYPATDGSGDVYFDVRSWPDYGQLSNQRLDDMQAAPDAPPEGKRDPRDFALWKGRKTDEPESASWPTPWGRGRPGWHLECSAMAAKYLGHEFDIHGGGLDLRFPHHENELAQSRAAGQRFARVWMHNAMLNLGNSKMSKSVGNTLTVGEVVKRVPAIAVRYYLVAAHYRSIIEFSEQSLAEAATAFERIEGFCVRAAELVGEGEPGTVPQAFADAMDDDLSVPAALAVLQAEIGEGNRQLADGDTAALAATLASVRAMLDVLGLDPLTWGTQDGSGVATDALGQLVDALVAARAEAKAAKDWGRADELRDQLTAAGIELEDTPSGTRWNLKGGR, encoded by the coding sequence GTGACGATGCGCCTCTACGACTCCGCCAGCCGCGAGCTGCGACCGCTCGACCCCGTCGTGCCCGGCCAGGTCGGCATCTACCACTGCGGGCTGACCGTGCAGGGTCCGCCGCACATCGGCCACATCCGCAAGGAGCTGGTCTTCGACGTGCTGCGCCGCTGGCTCGAGCACGCGGGCCTCCAGGTCACGATCATCGCCAACGTCACCGACATCGAGGACAAGATCCTCGCCAAGGGCCGTGAGCAGGGCAAGCCGTGGTTCGAGGTCGCCTACGAGAACGAGCGCGCGCTGCACGCCGCCTACGAGGTGCTGGGCTGCCGCCCGCCCACGTACGAGCCGCGCGCCACGGGCCACGTGCCCGAGATGATCGAGATGATCACCGAGCTCATCGACCGCGGCCACGCCTACCCGGCCACCGACGGATCGGGCGACGTGTACTTCGACGTCCGCTCCTGGCCCGACTACGGCCAGCTGTCCAACCAGCGCCTCGACGACATGCAGGCCGCGCCCGACGCCCCGCCCGAGGGCAAGCGCGACCCGCGCGACTTCGCGCTGTGGAAGGGCCGCAAGACCGACGAGCCCGAGTCCGCCTCGTGGCCCACACCGTGGGGTCGCGGCCGACCCGGCTGGCACCTCGAGTGCTCGGCAATGGCCGCGAAGTACCTCGGTCACGAGTTCGACATCCACGGCGGCGGCCTCGACCTGCGCTTCCCGCACCACGAGAACGAGCTGGCCCAGTCGCGCGCGGCCGGCCAGCGGTTCGCGCGGGTGTGGATGCACAACGCGATGCTCAACCTGGGCAACTCCAAGATGAGCAAGAGCGTCGGCAACACGCTCACGGTCGGGGAGGTCGTCAAGCGCGTCCCGGCGATCGCGGTGCGGTACTACCTCGTCGCCGCGCACTACCGCTCGATCATCGAGTTCAGCGAGCAGTCGCTCGCCGAGGCGGCCACGGCGTTCGAGCGCATCGAGGGCTTCTGCGTGCGCGCCGCCGAGCTGGTCGGTGAGGGCGAGCCCGGCACGGTGCCGCAGGCGTTCGCCGACGCGATGGACGACGACCTCTCGGTCCCGGCGGCGCTCGCGGTGCTGCAGGCCGAGATCGGCGAGGGCAACCGCCAGCTCGCCGACGGCGACACCGCGGCGCTCGCCGCGACGCTGGCCTCGGTCCGCGCGATGCTCGACGTGCTGGGTCTGGACCCGCTCACGTGGGGCACGCAGGACGGCTCGGGCGTCGCCACCGACGCGCTCGGCCAGCTGGTCGACGCGCTCGTCGCGGCGCGCGCGGAGGCCAAGGCCGCGAAGGACTGGGGTCGCGCCGACGAGCTGCGCGACCAATTGACTGCTGCGGGGATCGAGCTCGAGGACACGCCCTCGGGGACCCGCTGGAACCTGAAGGGTGGCCGCTGA
- a CDS encoding TetR/AcrR family transcriptional regulator gives MALRKLPRQQRSREMVDRIVAAARDVLVADGYDRLTTNRVADRAEVSPGSLYQYFPDKASIVEEVTARYVDRLAEDVVASLVDHVHEDPEAMARATAEALLSALERDPTLLRVVWEELPAARHLDDRLGLERRVRDVLRAYLGGRQSPAARRRDPARSSWLIVLAVESLAVRFVLDEDPPLTRDELVDDLVALGLAWW, from the coding sequence ATGGCCCTGAGGAAGCTGCCGCGGCAGCAGCGCTCGCGCGAGATGGTGGACCGGATCGTCGCAGCGGCTCGCGACGTGCTCGTGGCGGACGGCTACGACCGGCTCACCACCAACCGCGTCGCCGACCGTGCCGAGGTCAGCCCCGGCTCGCTCTACCAGTACTTCCCGGACAAGGCGTCGATCGTCGAGGAGGTCACCGCCCGCTACGTCGACCGGTTGGCCGAGGACGTCGTGGCCTCGCTCGTGGACCACGTCCACGAGGACCCCGAGGCGATGGCCCGCGCGACGGCCGAGGCGCTGCTGTCGGCGCTCGAGCGCGACCCCACGCTGCTGCGGGTGGTCTGGGAGGAGCTCCCCGCCGCGCGGCACCTCGACGATCGGCTCGGGCTCGAGCGGCGCGTGCGCGACGTGCTGCGCGCCTACCTCGGCGGCCGGCAGTCCCCGGCGGCACGTCGGCGCGACCCCGCGCGCTCCTCGTGGCTGATCGTGCTGGCCGTGGAGTCGCTGGCCGTGCGCTTCGTGCTGGACGAGGACCCGCCGCTGACCCGCGACGAGCTCGTGGACGACCTCGTGGCCCTCGGCCTGGCCTGGTGGTGA
- the ispF gene encoding 2-C-methyl-D-erythritol 2,4-cyclodiphosphate synthase, giving the protein MSAPRVGIGTDVHQLVDGRPLWVAGLHWPDAPRGLEGHSDGDCVAHAMVDAVLTAAGLGDIGSRFGTADPRYAGASGTEFLRATADLVREAGLSVGNVSVQLIGNEPRLSGRRDEATQVLSEAIGAPVSLSGTTTDGLGLTGRGEGIAAIAVALVL; this is encoded by the coding sequence GTGAGCGCTCCCCGGGTCGGCATCGGAACCGACGTCCACCAGCTCGTCGACGGCCGTCCCCTCTGGGTGGCCGGTCTGCACTGGCCCGACGCTCCGCGCGGGCTGGAGGGCCACTCCGACGGCGACTGCGTCGCGCACGCGATGGTCGACGCCGTGCTGACCGCCGCAGGGTTGGGCGACATCGGCAGCCGCTTCGGCACGGCCGACCCGCGCTACGCCGGAGCGTCGGGCACCGAGTTCCTGCGCGCCACGGCCGACCTCGTCCGCGAGGCCGGGCTGTCCGTCGGCAACGTGAGCGTGCAGCTGATCGGCAACGAGCCGCGCCTCTCCGGCCGCCGCGACGAGGCCACGCAGGTCCTCTCGGAGGCCATCGGAGCCCCGGTCTCGCTCTCGGGCACCACCACCGACGGCCTCGGCCTCACCGGCCGCGGCGAGGGCATCGCCGCCATCGCCGTCGCCCTGGTCCTCTAG
- a CDS encoding CarD family transcriptional regulator → MAFSVGETVVYPNHGAAVIEDIEVRNIKGEDRTYLVLRIIAQNDLVVRVPADNVDLVGVRDVVDEAGLERVFSVLRAEHVEEPTNWSRRYKANLEKLHSGDVLKVAEVVRDLWRRDHERGLSAGEKRMLAKARQILVSELALAENTNEDKAEIRLDEVLAS, encoded by the coding sequence ATGGCTTTCTCTGTCGGCGAAACCGTTGTGTACCCCAACCACGGTGCTGCGGTGATCGAAGACATCGAGGTCCGGAACATCAAGGGTGAGGACCGCACGTACCTCGTCCTCCGGATCATCGCTCAGAACGATTTGGTCGTACGTGTGCCGGCCGACAACGTCGACCTGGTGGGGGTGCGAGACGTGGTCGACGAGGCCGGTCTCGAGCGGGTCTTCAGCGTGCTCCGTGCGGAGCACGTCGAGGAGCCCACCAACTGGTCCCGGCGTTACAAGGCGAACCTGGAGAAGCTGCACTCCGGAGACGTCCTGAAGGTGGCCGAGGTCGTGCGCGACCTCTGGCGCCGCGACCACGAGCGTGGCCTCTCGGCCGGTGAGAAGCGGATGCTGGCGAAGGCTCGCCAGATCCTCGTCTCCGAGCTCGCGCTCGCCGAGAACACGAACGAGGACAAGGCCGAGATCCGTCTCGACGAGGTCCTCGCCTCCTGA
- a CDS encoding oxygenase MpaB family protein has protein sequence MTTVQVPPTRFRAGGQRNVRLGRVLRTLAGVREVDEDLMERIGRGFTERDELGARLAAAMRLPAGDPEKVSMAQFRAALEHGVDDATPPSLAAFVGTLEQDPPWLDRDLVDEGARVFRRFGRNAADVLLQLSLIGGYRFGGPPDLLVATGALAGSSTRRRLAETQSWAVAVTTPGGLAVRGEGWRTTAHVRAMHALVNHTFASRWDTARWGLPINQADQAGTLGLFDGTVLIGVKALGVPVSRRDSDAVMHLWKYVGWLMGVDEQWLVDSERERQRINYHVVLAQDTITEAGPRLSQDIISVLGELPHGRWKTERTLSMLSLFLGRESMRELGLPWRPPWAHAMLWVANSARHRVLGHLPGGRERLEDGGARVAQRILAEYYASDDRAVADLPT, from the coding sequence ATGACGACGGTCCAGGTCCCGCCCACGCGGTTTCGCGCCGGGGGACAGCGCAATGTGCGGTTGGGGCGGGTGCTGAGGACGCTCGCCGGGGTCCGCGAGGTCGACGAGGACCTCATGGAGCGGATCGGGCGGGGGTTCACCGAGCGCGACGAGCTGGGGGCGCGCCTGGCTGCGGCGATGCGGCTGCCGGCCGGCGACCCCGAGAAGGTCTCGATGGCGCAGTTCCGCGCGGCACTCGAGCACGGGGTGGACGACGCGACGCCTCCCTCGCTCGCCGCATTCGTGGGGACGCTGGAGCAGGACCCGCCGTGGCTCGACCGCGACCTCGTCGACGAGGGCGCGCGGGTGTTCCGCCGGTTCGGCCGCAACGCCGCCGACGTGCTACTGCAGCTCTCGCTGATCGGCGGCTACCGGTTCGGTGGACCGCCGGACCTGCTCGTGGCGACGGGCGCGCTGGCCGGGTCGTCCACCCGCCGGCGGCTGGCCGAGACCCAGTCGTGGGCGGTGGCGGTGACCACGCCCGGCGGACTGGCGGTGCGCGGCGAGGGCTGGCGCACGACGGCACACGTCCGCGCGATGCACGCGCTGGTGAACCACACGTTCGCGTCGCGCTGGGACACCGCGCGGTGGGGACTGCCGATCAACCAGGCCGACCAGGCCGGCACGCTCGGCCTGTTCGACGGCACCGTGCTGATCGGCGTGAAGGCGCTCGGTGTCCCGGTGAGCCGGCGCGACTCCGACGCCGTGATGCACCTGTGGAAGTACGTGGGCTGGCTCATGGGCGTCGACGAGCAGTGGCTCGTCGACAGCGAGCGCGAGCGTCAGCGGATCAACTACCACGTGGTGCTGGCGCAGGACACCATCACCGAGGCGGGGCCGCGGCTCTCGCAGGACATCATCTCGGTGCTCGGGGAGCTGCCGCACGGCCGCTGGAAGACCGAGCGCACGCTGAGCATGCTCAGCCTGTTCCTCGGCCGCGAGAGCATGCGCGAGCTCGGGCTGCCCTGGCGGCCGCCGTGGGCGCACGCGATGCTCTGGGTCGCGAACAGCGCCCGGCACCGCGTGCTGGGGCACCTTCCCGGCGGCCGCGAGCGGCTCGAGGACGGCGGCGCACGGGTGGCCCAGCGGATCCTCGCGGAGTACTACGCGTCCGACGACCGCGCCGTCGCGGACCTCCCGACCTGA